The nucleotide sequence AAAATGTGAATGATTTCATACAAGCGAGCTTGGAAAACCATAATTATTCAGTCAAGGAACCGGGTAATCTTCGTTTTGATGTTCTGCAAAGCAGCAATGATCCAACTCAATTTCTCCTCTATGAGGCTTATGATTCTTTAGAAGCCGCTGCGGCCCATAAACAGACTCCCCATTACTTGAAATGGAAAGAAACTGTTGCACCTTGGATGGCCAAGCCGCGAGAAGGCATACCTTATCGAACTCTCGCACCGTTTAATCGATTATCGTAAAATGAAATAAACATCTATTCTGAAAATACCATCAAACAAATTCTTTAATTCATCATCCTGAGCCCTCGCTTTTCGAGGGCG is from Candidatus Atribacteria bacterium ADurb.Bin276 and encodes:
- the lsrG gene encoding Autoinducer 2-degrading protein LsrG is translated as MYVTCVYVWVKLENVNDFIQASLENHNYSVKEPGNLRFDVLQSSNDPTQFLLYEAYDSLEAAAAHKQTPHYLKWKETVAPWMAKPREGIPYRTLAPFNRLS